The Bacillota bacterium genome includes a window with the following:
- a CDS encoding glucose-6-phosphate isomerase, with the protein MSLGRYLQFDYSGVSRFLAEHELANIAPSVAAAHKALHEGRGPGSDFLGWIDLPVNYDREEFARVKQAAEKIRSDSDVLLMIGIGGSYLGARAVIEMLGHNFSNLLARTDDRRLEIYFLGNSISSTYHRELFDLLEDKDVSVNVISKSGTTTEPALAFRFMKEWMEAKYGPEKASRRIYATTDRAKGALRTLAEEQGYETFVIPDDIGGRYSVLTPVGLLPIAAAGFDIDALLEGAAWARQAYAKADLEENEAYQYAAVRNCLYRKGYLIELLVNYEPNLHYFSEWWKQLYGESEGKDSKGIFPASVDFTTDLHSMGQYIQEGRRFLMETVLKVEEPRQDLTISEDPANLDGLNYLANKTLDYVNKQAMEATIMAHIDGGVPNLLVSIPKLTEFHCGALIYFFEKACGVSGYLMGVNPFDQPGVEAYKRNMFALLGKPGFEEALTQLLELQKS; encoded by the coding sequence ATGTCTTTGGGAAGATATTTGCAGTTCGATTATTCAGGGGTATCGCGCTTTCTTGCAGAACATGAGCTAGCTAACATCGCACCCTCCGTTGCAGCTGCCCATAAGGCCCTTCATGAAGGAAGGGGTCCCGGTAGTGATTTCTTGGGGTGGATCGATCTTCCAGTCAACTATGATCGGGAAGAGTTTGCTCGAGTTAAGCAAGCAGCGGAGAAGATTCGCAGTGATTCTGATGTGCTACTGATGATTGGTATCGGTGGCTCCTACCTGGGGGCCAGGGCCGTAATTGAGATGTTGGGTCACAACTTCAGCAACTTACTGGCTCGGACCGATGACCGTCGGCTTGAGATTTATTTCCTTGGCAACAGCATTAGTTCTACCTATCATCGGGAATTATTTGACCTGCTAGAAGATAAGGACGTTTCCGTCAACGTGATTTCCAAGTCGGGAACCACCACGGAACCGGCTCTAGCCTTTCGCTTTATGAAGGAGTGGATGGAAGCCAAGTACGGTCCAGAAAAGGCTAGTCGACGCATCTATGCCACTACCGACCGGGCCAAGGGTGCGTTGCGTACTTTGGCGGAGGAGCAGGGGTATGAGACCTTTGTGATCCCCGACGATATTGGCGGGCGGTATTCTGTCCTCACTCCTGTGGGACTGCTGCCCATCGCCGCGGCTGGGTTTGATATCGATGCTTTGTTGGAGGGTGCCGCTTGGGCCCGGCAGGCCTACGCCAAAGCAGACTTGGAGGAGAATGAGGCCTACCAATATGCGGCGGTCCGCAACTGCCTATACCGCAAGGGATACCTGATCGAGTTGTTGGTCAACTACGAGCCCAATCTCCATTACTTCTCGGAATGGTGGAAGCAGCTGTACGGAGAAAGTGAAGGTAAAGACAGCAAGGGGATTTTCCCAGCTTCCGTGGACTTCACTACGGACCTGCATTCCATGGGTCAGTATATTCAAGAGGGTCGACGTTTCCTGATGGAGACGGTACTGAAGGTGGAAGAGCCCAGGCAGGACCTGACAATATCCGAGGATCCTGCTAATCTGGATGGTCTCAACTATCTGGCCAACAAGACCCTAGATTATGTCAACAAGCAAGCGATGGAGGCCACGATCATGGCCCACATCGATGGCGGAGTGCCTAACCTGCTAGTGAGCATTCCGAAGCTGACGGAGTTTCATTGCGGCGCCTTGATCTATTTCTTCGAGAAGGCCTGCGGTGTCAGCGGTTACCTCATGGGAGTCAATCCCTTTGATCAACCTGGGGTAGAGGCCTACAAGCGGAACATGTTCGCATTGTTGGGTAAACCGGGATTTGAAGAGGCCCTCACTCAGCTCTTGGAGTTGCAGAAAAGCTAG
- the glgP gene encoding alpha-glucan family phosphorylase, with amino-acid sequence MNSLPRVAYFCMEYGLHEDLAIYAGGLGILAGDILKAAKDLNKPMVGIGILWAEGYTYQRLDDHGWPYDAFPPLQRDGLEDTGVIIHVELRGDVVPVKVWKTERYGNVPLYLLDTDVPNSSYGWITRRLYGGSDYDRVAQEIVLGVGGVRVLRALNIPVDVYHFNEGHAVFAGIELIREKMEQRQMSFDQAWKKTIEECVFTTHTPVMAGNESHDHGLLRELGAYGPLNYEQMKALGGDPFAMTVAGLRLSHVANGVAKLHGKTARTMWDDVCNRAPIVDITNGVHTDTWQDAEIRKAYYSGVGLWEAHVRAKKRLIQEVKEQTGVQLDPDVLLIGFARRAAPYKRSDLIFHRPEVIEPLLEDRQLQLVFSGKAHPMDETGKRIISNLAKVTRRHPDTVVFLENYNMRIGRLMTAGSDVWLNNPRRPLEASGTSGMKAAMNGVLNFSILDGWWPEGCIHGVNGWQFGGGYEGPGQTEHDVASLYEVLLKEVLPTYYEDPARWQAMMRASIDMSIERFSAARMVQEYYNLLYWPQTTVRKVQEAKELAVT; translated from the coding sequence ATGAACTCTCTACCAAGAGTCGCCTATTTCTGCATGGAGTACGGCCTACACGAAGATCTCGCCATTTACGCCGGTGGTCTGGGAATTCTCGCGGGAGACATCCTCAAGGCTGCAAAGGACTTAAACAAACCGATGGTCGGGATTGGTATTCTCTGGGCAGAAGGGTATACATATCAAAGGTTAGATGATCATGGTTGGCCCTATGACGCCTTCCCTCCCCTGCAACGGGATGGCTTAGAGGATACCGGGGTCATCATTCATGTCGAACTGCGAGGAGATGTTGTCCCAGTCAAGGTCTGGAAAACCGAGCGATATGGCAACGTTCCCCTCTATTTGCTGGACACCGATGTCCCCAACAGCAGCTACGGCTGGATTACCCGACGCCTCTATGGAGGTAGTGATTACGACCGCGTAGCCCAAGAAATCGTTCTCGGCGTCGGAGGTGTCAGAGTCCTTCGGGCCCTCAACATTCCCGTTGATGTCTATCACTTCAACGAAGGTCATGCGGTTTTTGCCGGAATCGAACTAATTCGAGAGAAGATGGAACAAAGGCAGATGAGCTTTGACCAAGCTTGGAAGAAAACCATTGAAGAATGCGTCTTCACCACCCATACCCCAGTCATGGCAGGAAATGAGTCCCATGACCATGGCCTTCTGCGGGAATTAGGAGCCTACGGACCCCTTAACTACGAGCAGATGAAGGCCCTGGGGGGAGATCCCTTCGCGATGACCGTCGCCGGTTTACGCCTTTCCCATGTGGCCAATGGTGTTGCCAAACTGCACGGCAAGACAGCCCGGACGATGTGGGACGATGTCTGCAACCGGGCACCGATTGTGGATATCACCAACGGAGTACACACCGACACCTGGCAGGATGCCGAGATTCGGAAGGCATACTACTCTGGAGTAGGATTGTGGGAAGCCCATGTCAGAGCCAAGAAGCGGCTAATCCAAGAGGTCAAGGAACAGACGGGAGTCCAATTGGATCCCGATGTGCTGCTAATTGGATTTGCCCGCCGGGCTGCTCCCTATAAGCGCAGCGACTTGATTTTCCATCGTCCGGAGGTAATTGAGCCCTTGCTAGAGGATCGACAACTGCAGCTGGTGTTCTCCGGCAAGGCCCACCCCATGGACGAAACGGGAAAACGGATTATTAGTAACCTGGCCAAGGTAACCCGGCGCCATCCCGATACCGTTGTGTTCCTGGAAAACTACAACATGAGAATCGGTCGACTGATGACTGCCGGAAGTGATGTCTGGCTCAACAACCCGAGAAGGCCCTTAGAAGCCTCGGGAACCTCGGGAATGAAGGCGGCGATGAACGGAGTCCTGAATTTCAGTATCCTTGACGGATGGTGGCCGGAGGGTTGCATCCATGGCGTCAACGGCTGGCAGTTTGGTGGGGGCTATGAAGGGCCGGGACAGACGGAACACGATGTAGCCAGCCTGTATGAGGTCCTACTGAAGGAAGTGCTGCCCACCTACTACGAAGATCCCGCCCGCTGGCAGGCGATGATGCGGGCCAGTATCGATATGTCCATAGAGCGCTTCTCGGCGGCCCGTATGGTTCAAGAGTACTACAACCTACTGTACTGGCCTCAAACTACCGTCCGAAAGGTGCAAGAGGCCAAGGAGCTGGCAGTCACCTAG
- a CDS encoding spore coat protein CotJB has product MHPQELELLQDLMDLEFALVELNLYLDTHPEDMRALGIFNRLSCQFNAVKDEYEKIFGPLVNFGHSPSEGSWRWLDRPWPWEINFAMVRRG; this is encoded by the coding sequence ATGCATCCCCAGGAATTGGAATTGCTTCAGGACTTGATGGACCTGGAGTTTGCTTTAGTCGAGCTAAACCTTTACCTGGATACCCATCCCGAGGATATGCGGGCTTTAGGTATCTTTAATCGACTGAGCTGTCAGTTTAATGCTGTTAAGGACGAATATGAGAAGATCTTTGGGCCGTTAGTCAACTTCGGTCACTCTCCCAGTGAGGGTAGTTGGCGCTGGCTGGATCGGCCGTGGCCCTGGGAGATCAATTTCGCGATGGTGAGGAGGGGCTAG
- a CDS encoding aminotransferase class I/II-fold pyridoxal phosphate-dependent enzyme: MYGSYLDRQKQCPLLSGLLAHARSNPTQFHIPGHKGGKGMDPQFRKLIGDKALAIDLINITPLDDLHNPTGIIREAQVLAAEAFGAEHTFFSVQGTSTAIMAMIMSVCKPGDKIIVPRNVHRSILSALIFSGAKPIFLHPEMDHKIGIAHGITTKAVETALIKHPDAKAVLVINPTYFGIAANLADIVEVAHRHGVPVLVDEAHGIHIHFHPDLPMSAMQAGADLAATSVHKLGGSLTQSSVLNHQGNLVNYRHVQSVLNMLTTTSTSYLLLASLDTARRQLALKGRKLISRALALAEKARQAINKIPGLYCVGPEILGSEATYDLDPTKLMIHVKELGLTGHDVEVWLRQNHNVEIELSDMYNILCVVSLGDDKKTIDKLISALKSLSDEFYPVRKETDPIRVTVPEIPELAVSPRQAFYADVETVPLRESVGRIVAELITVYPPGIAIVLPGEIMSEANLQYIIENMEAGLPVMGPQDRTLATLRVIKDVKGIE; this comes from the coding sequence ATATATGGATCCTACTTAGATCGACAAAAACAATGTCCCCTCCTGTCGGGGCTGTTGGCCCATGCCCGGAGCAACCCCACTCAATTCCATATTCCCGGACACAAGGGGGGCAAGGGCATGGATCCCCAATTCCGGAAACTCATCGGGGACAAAGCCTTAGCAATAGATTTGATCAACATCACCCCTTTGGACGATTTGCACAACCCAACGGGGATCATCCGCGAGGCTCAAGTGCTGGCCGCGGAGGCCTTTGGAGCCGAACACACCTTTTTCTCTGTCCAAGGTACCAGCACCGCAATCATGGCCATGATCATGTCGGTGTGCAAACCGGGAGACAAAATCATCGTCCCCCGCAACGTTCACCGCTCAATTCTTTCGGCCCTTATCTTCTCCGGAGCCAAGCCCATTTTCCTGCATCCGGAAATGGATCATAAAATCGGAATTGCCCATGGAATTACTACCAAAGCGGTGGAAACAGCTCTCATCAAGCATCCCGACGCCAAAGCAGTGCTGGTGATCAACCCAACTTATTTTGGCATTGCGGCCAACCTCGCGGATATCGTCGAGGTTGCCCATCGACATGGAGTCCCCGTCCTCGTCGATGAAGCCCATGGGATCCATATCCACTTTCATCCGGACCTACCGATGTCTGCGATGCAAGCCGGTGCCGATTTGGCGGCCACCAGTGTTCATAAGTTAGGCGGTTCCCTAACCCAGAGTTCCGTGCTCAATCATCAGGGTAACCTGGTCAACTATCGACATGTGCAATCGGTACTCAACATGCTGACCACTACCTCTACATCATATTTGTTGTTGGCTTCCCTGGACACCGCCCGCAGACAATTGGCATTGAAGGGTAGAAAGCTGATTAGCAGGGCTCTGGCTCTAGCGGAAAAGGCTCGCCAAGCCATCAATAAGATCCCCGGCCTATACTGCGTCGGTCCGGAAATTCTTGGCTCTGAAGCCACCTATGACTTGGACCCGACGAAATTAATGATCCACGTTAAGGAATTGGGACTGACGGGACACGATGTTGAGGTATGGCTGCGCCAGAACCACAACGTCGAAATTGAGCTCAGCGACATGTACAATATTCTCTGTGTGGTTAGTCTAGGAGATGACAAGAAAACCATCGACAAGCTAATCTCTGCCCTCAAGTCCCTCAGCGATGAGTTTTATCCCGTGCGCAAGGAAACGGATCCCATTCGGGTGACGGTACCGGAAATTCCGGAGTTGGCAGTTTCACCGCGGCAAGCCTTCTATGCCGACGTCGAGACCGTTCCCTTAAGGGAGTCCGTTGGCAGAATCGTTGCAGAGCTGATCACCGTTTATCCACCGGGAATTGCCATCGTTCTCCCTGGAGAAATCATGAGCGAGGCCAATCTGCAGTACATTATCGAGAACATGGAAGCAGGACTGCCGGTGATGGGACCCCAGGACAGAACCCTGGCTACCCTCCGAGTGATCAAAGACGTGAAGGGCATTGAGTAA
- a CDS encoding NGG1p interacting factor NIF3, with protein MLLKDLYALAIAKGIEADPRGREEVERILKEAKQEYEELSDSAKEEFDREQLTNPYADTRISFGDPELEVNRLITGVDVDTSELLLVNELNRQGRDIDLVIAHHPVGLGRINFKDVMYMQADMMANFGVPINVAEAILAPRAAEVGRAGLPANHYRVVDAARLLNIPVMCMHTPADNNAQLFVQNHLDQAAPRTLDDVVEALKEIPEYKQAAKMGIGPTILVGNGKNRAGRIAVIMTGGTGGPAEDIEALVNAGVGTIVEMHLSEEKRKLAEKHHLNVVIAGHMASDSLGMNLILDEFAKQGVAIETFSGLIRVSRN; from the coding sequence ATGCTACTAAAGGATCTATATGCCCTCGCCATCGCCAAGGGTATCGAGGCCGATCCCCGGGGCCGGGAAGAGGTAGAGAGAATTCTGAAGGAAGCTAAGCAGGAGTACGAAGAACTATCGGATTCAGCCAAGGAAGAATTTGATCGGGAACAATTGACCAATCCCTATGCCGATACCAGAATTTCCTTTGGCGATCCTGAGCTTGAGGTTAACCGCTTGATTACCGGCGTCGATGTCGATACCAGTGAGTTGCTTCTGGTCAACGAACTCAACCGCCAAGGTCGAGACATCGATCTCGTTATCGCTCACCATCCCGTGGGTTTGGGACGGATTAACTTCAAAGATGTCATGTACATGCAGGCGGACATGATGGCTAACTTCGGAGTCCCAATTAATGTTGCCGAAGCGATCTTAGCTCCTAGAGCGGCAGAGGTAGGTCGTGCTGGGTTGCCGGCTAACCACTATCGGGTGGTGGACGCGGCTCGTCTGCTGAACATACCGGTAATGTGCATGCACACTCCTGCCGATAACAATGCGCAGCTGTTTGTACAGAACCATTTGGACCAGGCAGCACCGAGAACCCTCGATGACGTAGTCGAGGCTCTCAAGGAGATTCCCGAATACAAGCAAGCTGCCAAGATGGGAATTGGTCCCACGATTCTAGTGGGCAATGGTAAGAACAGAGCCGGAAGGATCGCCGTCATTATGACCGGTGGCACCGGTGGTCCCGCGGAAGATATCGAAGCTTTGGTCAACGCCGGAGTAGGCACCATTGTCGAGATGCACCTATCGGAGGAGAAGAGAAAGTTGGCTGAAAAGCATCACCTCAATGTTGTGATCGCCGGTCACATGGCCAGTGACTCGCTGGGGATGAACCTGATCCTCGACGAATTTGCCAAGCAGGGAGTTGCCATTGAGACCTTCTCGGGGTTGATCCGAGTCAGCCGTAACTAA
- a CDS encoding M20/M25/M40 family metallo-hydrolase codes for MDSIQVNEQRLVDNFCKLVRIDSSTGKEKLIAEELKRQLADLGAAVREDDAGTTFGGNCGNLIAKIPGTKPGPTLLLSAHMDRVEPGQGINPVITDGIIRSQGDTILAADDVAGIAEILEALRVIKENQLPHVPVEVVFTVAEEGGLKGAKALDTQQLESTMGFMLDGGGPVGTVTVQAPAQTGITATFHGKSAHAGIAPEKGINALVAAALAVAKMKLGRIDEVTTANIGVLTAGQATNIVPDRAVLKGEARSRNPEKLRAQVEHMVACINEACSQTGATVDLDVVDSYPAFQLGEQEPVVELITTACKQAGIPVQLVGSGGGSDANIINGKGIPCVVLGMGYEDVHSTNESIPTDQLVKGAQLIATLLQIA; via the coding sequence ATGGACTCGATTCAAGTTAACGAGCAAAGACTAGTAGACAACTTCTGCAAGCTAGTCCGCATCGATAGTTCCACTGGAAAGGAAAAACTGATCGCAGAAGAGCTCAAGAGACAATTAGCGGATTTAGGGGCAGCGGTAAGAGAAGATGATGCCGGGACCACCTTTGGCGGCAACTGTGGAAACCTGATTGCCAAGATTCCCGGTACCAAACCGGGGCCAACCTTGCTGCTGTCGGCTCACATGGACCGGGTAGAACCGGGCCAAGGCATCAACCCGGTAATTACCGATGGCATCATTCGCAGCCAAGGTGACACCATTCTTGCGGCCGATGACGTAGCAGGAATCGCTGAAATTCTAGAAGCCCTAAGGGTAATCAAGGAGAACCAACTGCCCCATGTCCCCGTAGAAGTGGTCTTCACCGTGGCCGAAGAAGGAGGACTCAAGGGAGCTAAGGCCTTGGACACCCAGCAGCTGGAATCCACCATGGGCTTTATGCTCGATGGCGGCGGACCGGTGGGTACCGTCACCGTCCAGGCTCCAGCTCAAACAGGAATTACCGCCACCTTTCACGGTAAATCGGCTCACGCCGGAATTGCTCCCGAAAAAGGGATCAACGCCCTTGTTGCCGCCGCCTTGGCTGTAGCCAAGATGAAGTTGGGACGAATCGATGAAGTAACTACAGCAAACATCGGGGTTCTAACCGCGGGACAAGCCACTAACATTGTTCCCGACCGAGCCGTCCTCAAGGGTGAAGCCCGCAGCCGCAATCCCGAAAAGCTGCGAGCACAGGTTGAGCACATGGTGGCTTGTATCAACGAGGCCTGCAGCCAAACAGGAGCCACTGTAGATCTAGACGTGGTCGACAGCTACCCAGCCTTTCAGCTCGGGGAACAGGAACCCGTAGTGGAGCTTATCACCACTGCCTGCAAGCAAGCTGGGATCCCGGTACAGCTGGTGGGAAGCGGTGGCGGTAGCGATGCCAATATCATCAACGGTAAGGGTATTCCCTGTGTGGTCCTGGGTATGGGATATGAAGATGTGCACAGTACCAATGAGTCCATCCCCACAGACCAGTTGGTCAAGGGAGCCCAGCTGATCGCAACCTTACTGCAGATCGCCTAG
- a CDS encoding transcription repressor NadR: protein MSAQQRRAQLVALLQDSNLPITGANLANMLGVSRQVIVTDVAILRAKGTQILATPQGYMLTGNSGDKVSRTIAVKHAASPQIIKEELDLIVDNGGFVRDVIVEHPLYGEIRGLLMLKSRKDVAEYLERMQTHDAEPLSVLTEGVHLHTIEADDDETIKHIEEELAKAGYALDLE from the coding sequence ATGAGTGCCCAACAGCGTCGAGCCCAACTGGTTGCCCTCTTACAGGATAGTAATCTGCCGATCACCGGCGCCAATCTAGCCAATATGCTGGGAGTCAGCCGCCAGGTAATTGTAACCGATGTCGCCATCTTGCGGGCAAAGGGAACCCAAATCCTGGCTACACCCCAGGGATACATGCTGACCGGCAATAGTGGAGACAAGGTCTCAAGAACCATTGCCGTTAAACATGCCGCCAGCCCACAGATAATCAAGGAAGAGTTGGACCTAATCGTAGACAACGGCGGATTTGTTCGAGACGTAATCGTAGAGCACCCCTTGTATGGGGAAATCCGTGGACTGTTAATGCTCAAGTCCCGCAAGGACGTTGCCGAGTACTTGGAGCGGATGCAAACCCACGACGCGGAACCTCTATCGGTACTCACGGAGGGAGTCCACCTGCACACTATTGAAGCTGACGACGACGAAACAATCAAGCACATCGAGGAAGAATTGGCCAAGGCTGGATATGCCCTAGACCTTGAATGA
- a CDS encoding SDR family oxidoreductase, which translates to MTTRGNALVTGASSGIGAAIAMLLAEQGYRVWGTTRSLDRVESLPQELRDRVRFVAMDVTDDASVTDGVEKILEQAQSIDLLVNNAGGAVYGPIEEMPMELTIKQFDLNVFGLLRVTQAVVPHMRERRQGMIINISSLAGKLVIPYQTHYSASKHAVEAFTEGLRQELRPFGIKVVSILPGDINTNFNNATTFAPQVQGGQSPYEPWLKASWETIDVNLRRAPGPEVVARQVWKAVEDQGRKGRYPAGDFASRQFLTLARLLPDSLKEWAIRVFYRIKF; encoded by the coding sequence GTGACAACAAGGGGTAATGCGCTGGTCACCGGTGCCAGCAGCGGTATTGGCGCTGCCATTGCGATGCTGCTGGCAGAGCAAGGATATCGGGTGTGGGGGACAACCCGGAGCTTGGACCGGGTGGAGAGCCTGCCACAAGAGCTGCGAGACCGGGTGAGATTTGTGGCCATGGACGTCACCGACGATGCTTCGGTGACCGACGGGGTAGAGAAAATCCTTGAGCAGGCCCAGTCGATTGATCTGTTGGTCAACAATGCCGGTGGGGCGGTGTACGGTCCTATCGAGGAAATGCCGATGGAGTTAACTATCAAGCAGTTTGACCTCAACGTCTTTGGACTTCTGCGGGTGACGCAGGCAGTGGTTCCCCATATGCGGGAGCGGAGGCAGGGGATGATTATTAACATCAGTTCTCTAGCGGGAAAATTAGTCATCCCCTATCAGACCCATTATTCTGCCAGCAAGCATGCCGTGGAAGCCTTCACCGAAGGTTTGCGGCAAGAATTGCGTCCCTTTGGAATAAAAGTCGTGAGTATCCTACCGGGAGATATCAATACTAACTTTAACAATGCCACAACCTTTGCGCCCCAGGTACAAGGCGGCCAGTCTCCCTACGAGCCTTGGCTGAAGGCCAGTTGGGAAACCATTGACGTGAATCTCCGCAGGGCTCCTGGACCGGAGGTAGTCGCCCGTCAGGTCTGGAAGGCGGTGGAGGATCAGGGGCGCAAAGGGCGTTATCCTGCGGGAGATTTTGCTTCACGGCAGTTCTTGACCTTGGCTCGGTTACTACCGGATTCCCTGAAGGAATGGGCGATTCGTGTATTTTATCGAATAAAATTTTAG
- a CDS encoding manganese catalase family protein: protein MWLYEKKLQYPVKVMGPNPKLAKAVITQYGGPDGELAASLRYLTQRYTMPIKEGVAVLTDIGTEELAHMEIVAALVYHLIKDATIEEIKEAGMEGYYADHDKALYFVNGDGVPWTAAYIQSKGDPITDMYENMAAEEKARSTYEWLINLSDDPGVTDTLRFLRQREVVHFQRFGETLRKLQDHYQRPHYM, encoded by the coding sequence ATGTGGTTGTACGAAAAGAAACTGCAGTATCCCGTCAAAGTTATGGGTCCCAATCCGAAGTTGGCAAAGGCTGTTATCACCCAGTACGGTGGGCCCGACGGAGAATTGGCTGCATCTTTGCGGTACTTGACTCAGCGGTACACCATGCCCATCAAAGAGGGGGTGGCGGTTCTCACCGATATCGGGACTGAGGAATTAGCCCATATGGAGATTGTTGCCGCTCTGGTGTACCACTTGATTAAGGACGCAACGATAGAGGAAATCAAGGAAGCGGGCATGGAGGGCTACTACGCTGATCACGACAAGGCATTGTACTTTGTCAACGGTGACGGGGTGCCCTGGACCGCGGCATACATTCAGTCTAAGGGCGATCCCATCACTGATATGTACGAAAACATGGCAGCAGAGGAAAAGGCCCGATCCACCTACGAGTGGCTGATTAACTTGTCCGACGATCCGGGGGTGACCGATACCTTAAGGTTCCTCCGGCAGCGGGAGGTTGTCCACTTCCAGCGTTTTGGTGAGACGCTGCGCAAGCTTCAGGACCATTATCAACGCCCTCATTATATGTAA
- a CDS encoding ECF transporter S component codes for MAKTKQLVIGGLLTAFAIMIPLAFAGWLQIYIPPFSATLGTHVPSMLAMFISPGIAAIVGVGSTLGFLITLGPIVAARAFIHIIWAVTGAYLWRKGYSPWQVILAVAPIHGLGEALVVLPFGFDLTTAVVSVGIGTILHHLLDGVIAVSLYSALSKAGVKFVIDRR; via the coding sequence ATGGCTAAGACCAAGCAATTGGTTATCGGTGGACTGCTCACAGCCTTTGCCATCATGATTCCCTTGGCCTTTGCTGGATGGCTCCAGATATATATTCCACCCTTTTCTGCCACACTGGGTACCCACGTTCCTAGTATGTTAGCGATGTTCATTAGTCCCGGGATTGCGGCCATTGTTGGGGTGGGATCGACTTTGGGATTCTTGATTACCTTGGGGCCCATCGTAGCGGCTCGTGCCTTCATTCACATAATTTGGGCAGTAACGGGAGCCTACCTGTGGCGTAAGGGCTATTCACCGTGGCAAGTGATCCTGGCCGTGGCACCGATCCACGGTCTGGGGGAAGCTCTGGTGGTATTGCCCTTTGGCTTTGACCTGACCACTGCCGTGGTATCAGTGGGGATCGGCACGATTCTCCATCATCTTCTCGATGGTGTCATTGCTGTCTCCCTGTACAGTGCCTTGTCCAAGGCGGGAGTGAAATTCGTCATCGATCGGCGGTAA
- a CDS encoding EamA family transporter: MWAVYALLSAVFAALTSILAKIGIEGISSNLATAIRTVVVVIMSWGIVFITGVQNQISNLNQRNWLFLVLSGLATGFSWLFYYRALQIGEASKVVPVDKFSVVISMVLAFIILKEPVTTKTVVGGLLITAGTFVLILQ, translated from the coding sequence ATGTGGGCTGTGTATGCTTTGTTATCTGCAGTATTTGCAGCGCTGACGTCGATCTTGGCGAAGATCGGTATCGAGGGTATCAGCTCCAATTTGGCTACGGCGATTCGGACCGTAGTTGTGGTGATAATGTCTTGGGGTATTGTGTTCATCACCGGGGTACAGAATCAAATCTCCAATCTGAACCAACGTAACTGGCTCTTCTTGGTTCTCTCGGGACTGGCTACGGGATTCTCATGGCTCTTTTACTATCGGGCCCTACAGATTGGTGAAGCCTCCAAGGTTGTTCCGGTGGATAAGTTCAGCGTGGTCATCTCCATGGTATTGGCCTTCATTATCCTCAAGGAGCCGGTGACCACTAAAACCGTGGTTGGTGGTTTACTGATTACCGCAGGTACCTTTGTCTTAATCCTGCAATAG
- a CDS encoding spore coat associated protein CotJA has protein sequence MGPRFKLAQAYVPIQRLDRLWPPEVGLMRGTIFPELYRPYRRKER, from the coding sequence ATGGGTCCCAGATTCAAACTGGCCCAAGCCTATGTTCCCATCCAACGGTTGGATCGATTGTGGCCACCGGAGGTGGGATTAATGCGAGGCACAATCTTTCCCGAATTGTACAGACCCTACCGGCGGAAGGAACGGTAA